CGATGCCGAGCGTCCGGACGTCGAGCGTGCGCAGCATCGTTCGATAGCCGCCGATGCGCGCGGCCTGCATCTGCGGGCGCCCTGCGCGAATCGCCGAACAATCGGAGCTCGTGCCGCCGACTTCGATGAAAATCCCCTCGCTCAATCGCTCGTAGAACAATGCGCCCGCGATGCCGGCGGCGGGCCCCGAGAGCAAGGTTAAAATCGGACGCCGTTCGATCTCGCCGACGCCCATGACACCGCCGTCGCTGCGCATAACCATCAGCGGCGCGGCAATGGCGGCGCCGGCAACTGCCGCTGCGGTGACGCGCGCCGTGCGCACCATCTTCGGCAAAATCGCGGCATTCAGCGCGGCCGTCCGCGTGCGCGCGCGCAGGCCGTACGCCGTGCTGACGTCGTGGCCGCTGGTCGCATCGACTCCGCGAGCCCGAGCGAACTCAACCGCGTTCGTTTCGGCCTCCGGCCGGTCGACGCCGAAGCTGCGGCTCACGGCGATTGCCTCGGCCCCGCGGCCGATGAGCGCATCGGTACCGGCCCGAACCAACGATTCATCGTTCGCGGGCGCAAATGCGAAGTCGGGCGCAAACGTGTAGCCGCCCGGCAATGGAACGCCGGCGAAGCGCATTTGCCGCTTCGAAAGCCAGCCCATGCCATCGAGAAGGCCGAGCACGCCGACGCGCGCGAGATCGCCTTCGAGCAAAGCATTTGTCGCCTGCGTCGTCGAGTGCGCGATGAACGCCACCTGCGCGGCAGTGATTGCCGGATCGTCGAGCAATCGCGCGATGCCGGCAACGATGCCCCCGGCGACGCCCTCGATCGCATCGTGCGTGGTCGGCACTTTGACGAAGGCGATTGGCCGGCGCGTCGCCGCATCAACAGCGACGACATCGGTGAACGTGCCGCCGACGTCGATGCCGACGCGAATCCCGCGCGACTCCATGGTTACCAGTCGGCAACGAGTGCGAAGGTGACCATGGCAAGCTCCACGACACCGTCCCGCTCGTATCGTTCGAAGAGCGCTTCGAGATCGGCGCGCAATCGTTGCGCCGGCGGCCCCACTGCGGGAAGATACGATGCCGAGGCGGCGCGACCGAGTAGACCCGGCCGATCGAGCCGCTGGGCCACGGGATGATCGGTGCGCCGCACGCGCGCGCCGGGAAATGCGGCGAACACCGCGAGTGCCTCTTGCCGAATCGCTTCGGTATCGTCGGTCGCATAAGAGCGCACGAGCTCGCCGTATGCCGCCGTAAACGGATCGCGCTCGTCGCGTTCGTATTGTAAGAGCGCTGCGCGCTTTCGTGCAATGCGACGAAACTCTGCCATCGTCTCCATTGTGGCAAACCAATGAAACGCCTCACACGCCAACGCCACGTCGACGCTCTGCGAGGCCAAGCCTGTCCGCTCGGCAGTACCGTGATGCCAAGTTACGGACGCATGCCC
This Candidatus Eremiobacterota bacterium DNA region includes the following protein-coding sequences:
- a CDS encoding methyltransferase domain-containing protein — its product is MRSTSRFGPRAKAYAAFRPSYPPSAIDAVLAGLGEPDALIVADVGAGTGISARLIAQRGARVIAIEPNARMRAAAEGHASVTWHHGTAERTGLASQSVDVALACEAFHWFATMETMAEFRRIARKRAALLQYERDERDPFTAAYGELVRSYATDDTEAIRQEALAVFAAFPGARVRRTDHPVAQRLDRPGLLGRAASASYLPAVGPPAQRLRADLEALFERYERDGVVELAMVTFALVADW